A region of the Gammaproteobacteria bacterium genome:
ATCATCCATGACATGTACATATTGGGATTCATGAAATATCCCATGGCACGGCTCATTTTATTGAAATCGGTCATACCGTTCATCCAGGTGTCCCACATGACCGGTTCGGTGGCGCACTTGGTCATAACGTGAATCGTGCGCGGATCGTTAACCACGGCCATCAGCTTCATGAACTTGGCCGGATCCGCCATGGTCTCCGCCATCACCTCCATATCGGTGAATGCTTTCAGCTGGGGCCTAATCGCGTCAAACTCGGATGCGTCCGTCGCTACACACTGTCCGTAATATTGCTTGGCAAGCTCGAACTTGTGTTCAGAGGCGTTTGCCTGGTCCTGGCTAGCGACAGATACCGAACTAACCGCGGTAAAACCTAATACCACTATAGTTGCCGTTACTGCGGCAATCTGATTTCTTAAACTCATAGTTATTAACCCTCAAGTTATCCTCAAAAATGGTATTTACATTATATAATTATTGTCTAATATACTAATATTCCATCGGGGATAGACCTCCGACGCATTCGGGTAAGTCGGTAAAACCTTCGTCTACAACTGATTCCCAGGTCGCCTAATGGGTTGGGGCGACCGAAGGTAATTCCATGATAAACTGCACTCGATGACGCGGGATGCGTCCAGCAGATAGCTTCTACAAGGTCTGCATCATTATTTGAGAAAGGATTCTGACATGTCACTGACCCAGCTTAAAACTCGCGCCCAACTGGGCATGCAGGCACCCGAAGTTCGCGTCGAGGTGCACATTTCCAATGGCCTGCCGACTTTTACCGTGGTCGGACTCCCCGAGACCGCAGTGCGCGAGGCGCGCGACCGGGTGCGTTCGGCGATTCTCAACTCCCGTTTCGAATTTCCAGCCCGACGCATAACCGTCAACCTCGCGCCCGCCGACCTGCCGAAGGAAGGCGGTCGATACGACCTGGCGATTGCGCTCGGAATCCTGGCAGCTTCAGAACAGATCAATACGACTGCACTGACAAACACCGCGTGTTTTGGTGAACTGGCATTGAGTGGCGAGTGCTGTCCGATCAAGGGCTTGCTGCCGGCGTTGATCGCAAGTAAAAAAGCCGGGCAATCCGTGATCATTCCGACAAAAAATTGTCCCGAGGCGGCCCTGTTACGCGATTTACCGATACAGCTTGCAACCTCGCTGTCCGAAATTTGCAGCAGCCTGAATGGCGGCGGAACCTTGTCCCGGGTTGATCCCTTGCAACCCTCAAGGCCTTGTTGTGAGAGCCTTGATCTAGCCGATGTTTACGGTCAGCACAGGGGCAAGCGAGCGCTCGAAATTGCGGCTACCGGTGGTCACCATATGCTGATGATGGGACCACCGGGAACCGGTAAAAGTATGCTGGCGCAACGTTTGAATACGATTCTGCCGCCCATGAGTGAAGATGAAGCGATGGCCAGCGCGACGATACGTTCGGTTTGCCAGCTGCCGGTAAACCCGGATAACTGGCTGCAGCGACCATTCCAGTCCCCGCACCACACCGTTTCCGGCATCGCCCTGGTGGGCGGTGGCAGAAATCCGCGACCCGGCGAGATCTCGCTGGCCCATAATGGTGTATTGTTTCTCGACGAGTTGGCCGAGTTTGATCGCCGTGCAATCGAGGTCCTACGTGAACCGCTCGAAACCGGGCGCATACATATTTCGCGCGCCTCCGGAAAGGCTGATTTCCCGGCACAATTTCAGCTCATCGCGGCGATGAATCCCTGCCCCGGGGGCTGTG
Encoded here:
- a CDS encoding YifB family Mg chelatase-like AAA ATPase; amino-acid sequence: MSLTQLKTRAQLGMQAPEVRVEVHISNGLPTFTVVGLPETAVREARDRVRSAILNSRFEFPARRITVNLAPADLPKEGGRYDLAIALGILAASEQINTTALTNTACFGELALSGECCPIKGLLPALIASKKAGQSVIIPTKNCPEAALLRDLPIQLATSLSEICSSLNGGGTLSRVDPLQPSRPCCESLDLADVYGQHRGKRALEIAATGGHHMLMMGPPGTGKSMLAQRLNTILPPMSEDEAMASATIRSVCQLPVNPDNWLQRPFQSPHHTVSGIALVGGGRNPRPGEISLAHNGVLFLDELAEFDRRAIEVLREPLETGRIHISRASGKADFPAQFQLIAAMNPCPGGCDSIQVCDCSPEQLNRYRNKLSAPLLDRIDIQIELARIEHRQLIVEQQKTVETSSEIRERVAVARDLQLARQGCINAHLGNQELIRVCRLGRKPERILITAIDKLRLSTRSYHKLLKLARTIADLAAAEQISESHIAEAISYRRQDKRHL